One window of the Archangium primigenium genome contains the following:
- the agmC gene encoding adventurous gliding motility protein AgmC — protein MKIGLLKKWLAAALCVLLGSTAALAEPDSFGLGSGRDLALSVTASGTVVNSYAPVTAPLATGDTSLTIGTVIGNAAGFKVGDLVMVLQTTGIVPVPGSGGTTPIDLSNDAVGRWEFARLSAVSSSSLTLTAALVNSYAANVTQVIRVPEYTTVTITGPAGRIVPAAWNGGAGGVVAFLATGAVSNAGQINAGSLGFRGGAFLDDDSGNLGCTGLDEAPPSGSQKGEGIANVRFGATFGGRGNVANGGGGGVCYKSGGGGGGNFGAGGLGGLSDAGDGGRNVGGQGGSALTYSLLRRLSLGGGGGAGHSADGTGQAGGRGGGAIFIRASQLTGTGSINASGALASSTSLDAGSGGGAGGSIYLRLVGTAACGSVNVAGGVGGSSNGDQVGPGGGGGGGRVLYQAATGGTCPVTSGGGNPGTQQNSGIPDPSYGAKAGAIGNVTTVTGGLVIPAAPTVTTPANGSFTNNPLPNITGTAAPNTPVVIYIDGVEVGRTTSNGAGNYLLLLSSPLAQGPHTVYAVAEVEAIQSPKSATNTFTVDTTPPAAPVVVAPANGSYVTVVRPPITGTAEPGSTVTVYIDGVAQPTTVTANASGNWTFTPAADLSQGSHTVKATSRDAAGNVSVDSNTNTFILDSIAPPAPVVVAPANGSYVTVVRPPITGTAEANSTVTVYLDGVAQPTTVKADAAGNWTFTPATDLSQGSHTVKARSADAAGNVSVDSNTNTFIVDTIAPPAPVVVAPANGSYVTVVRPAITGTAEANSTVTVYIDGVAQPTTVTANAAGNWTFTPSADLTQGSHTVKATSRDAAGNVSVDSNTNTFIIDSIAPPAPVVVTPANGSYVTTVRPVITGTAEANSTVTVYLDGVAQPTTVTANAAGNWTFTPSADLTQGSHTVKATSRDAAGNVSVDSNTNTFIIDSIAPPAPVVVTPANGSYVTTVRPVITGTAEANSTVTVYIDGAAQPTTVTADASGNWTFTPSADLTQGSHTVKVTSRDAAGNVSVDSNTNTFIIDSIAPPAPVVVAPANGSYVTTTLRPVITGTAEANSRVTVYIDGVAQPTTVTADASGNWSFTPSADLTQGSHTVKATSRDAAGNVSVDSNTNTFIIDTIAPLAPVVVAPADGSYATTPRPVITGTGEPGSTVTVYIDGVAQPDPVMVDASGNWSYTPQTDLTQGSHTVSASATDAAGNPSPASNTNTFTVDSIRPVAPVVVTPANNTYVTTARPVITGTAEANTTVTVYLDGVAQPVTVTADASGNWTFTPATDLTQGSHTVKVTSTDVAGNVSVDSNTNTFIIDSLAPAPPVVTAPANGATESARPTFRGTAEPGATVTVFVDGVAVGTVVADAAGNWSLPLPLGVADLVAGTHDVRASQVDLAGNTSTVSVANTFTVDTSLPTTVIVTKPPVLTNSDKATFTFDAITDWKPVTYECTLDTQPLAICPDTLVLDNLSEGSHTLTVVAVDSRGRKDPSPEVHTWVVDRTPPAAPVVVSPVKDEETSSTPVISGTAEPGSTVTVIIDGTVVGTTVTDAAGNWTFPTTTELTPGAHSVSARATDAAGNTGADSPSTGFTVPGGPTTVVPAPVITSGPEGTTTSRDARFEFGTTQPGVTYECSLDGAPFTACTSPQDYTGLAPGEHTFQVRTRDSAGNVSEPATRTWVVGSPTGDEADVAFLGGGFGCAATGGDASLVLLSLGTLMTLARRRRRS, from the coding sequence ATGAAGATTGGACTCCTCAAGAAGTGGCTCGCGGCCGCGCTGTGCGTGCTGCTGGGCTCGACCGCGGCCCTGGCCGAGCCGGATTCCTTCGGCCTGGGCTCCGGGCGTGACCTCGCGCTGTCGGTCACCGCGTCTGGAACCGTCGTCAACAGCTACGCGCCGGTGACGGCGCCGCTGGCCACGGGTGACACGTCCCTCACGATCGGCACGGTCATCGGCAACGCCGCCGGCTTCAAGGTGGGCGACCTGGTGATGGTGCTGCAGACCACGGGCATCGTGCCGGTGCCCGGCTCGGGCGGCACCACGCCCATCGACCTCTCCAATGACGCCGTGGGCCGCTGGGAGTTCGCGCGGCTGTCGGCGGTGTCGAGCTCCTCGCTGACGTTGACGGCGGCGCTCGTGAACTCCTACGCGGCGAACGTGACCCAGGTCATCCGCGTGCCGGAGTACACCACGGTGACCATCACGGGCCCGGCGGGTCGGATCGTCCCCGCGGCGTGGAACGGCGGCGCGGGTGGCGTGGTCGCCTTCCTGGCCACGGGCGCGGTGAGCAACGCCGGGCAGATCAACGCCGGCTCGCTGGGCTTCCGGGGCGGTGCGTTCCTGGATGACGACAGCGGCAACCTCGGCTGCACGGGCCTGGACGAGGCGCCGCCCTCGGGTAGCCAGAAGGGCGAGGGCATCGCCAACGTGCGCTTTGGCGCGACGTTTGGTGGCCGCGGCAACGTGGCCAACGGCGGTGGCGGCGGCGTCTGCTACAAGTCGGGCGGCGGCGGCGGCGGTAACTTCGGCGCGGGCGGCCTGGGTGGCCTCTCGGATGCTGGAGATGGCGGCCGGAACGTGGGCGGCCAAGGCGGCTCGGCGCTGACCTACTCACTGCTGCGTCGCCTGTCCCTGGGCGGTGGCGGTGGCGCGGGCCACAGCGCGGACGGCACGGGTCAGGCGGGCGGGCGGGGCGGTGGTGCCATCTTCATCCGCGCCAGCCAGCTCACGGGCACGGGCTCCATTAATGCCTCGGGCGCCCTGGCGTCTAGCACCTCCCTGGACGCGGGCAGCGGCGGCGGCGCGGGTGGTTCCATCTACCTGCGCCTGGTGGGCACGGCCGCGTGCGGTTCCGTGAACGTCGCCGGTGGCGTGGGTGGCAGCTCCAACGGTGATCAGGTGGGCCCGGGCGGTGGTGGTGGTGGCGGCCGGGTGCTGTACCAGGCGGCCACGGGCGGCACCTGCCCGGTGACCTCGGGCGGCGGCAACCCAGGAACGCAGCAGAACTCCGGCATCCCCGATCCTTCCTACGGCGCGAAGGCGGGTGCCATCGGCAACGTCACCACGGTGACGGGCGGCTTGGTGATTCCCGCCGCGCCCACGGTGACCACGCCGGCCAACGGCTCGTTCACCAACAATCCCCTGCCCAACATCACGGGCACGGCCGCGCCCAACACCCCGGTGGTCATCTACATCGACGGCGTGGAAGTGGGTCGCACCACCTCCAATGGGGCGGGCAACTACCTGCTGCTGCTCTCCTCGCCCCTGGCCCAGGGGCCGCACACCGTGTACGCGGTGGCGGAAGTGGAGGCCATCCAGAGCCCCAAGAGCGCGACCAACACCTTCACCGTCGACACGACGCCTCCGGCGGCGCCGGTGGTGGTGGCTCCGGCCAACGGCTCGTACGTGACGGTGGTGCGGCCTCCCATCACGGGCACCGCCGAGCCGGGCAGCACGGTGACGGTGTACATCGATGGCGTGGCTCAGCCGACCACGGTCACGGCCAATGCCTCGGGCAACTGGACCTTCACGCCCGCGGCGGATCTCTCGCAGGGCTCGCACACGGTGAAGGCCACGTCGCGTGACGCGGCGGGCAACGTGAGCGTGGACTCCAACACCAACACGTTCATCCTGGACTCCATCGCGCCCCCGGCGCCGGTGGTGGTGGCGCCGGCCAATGGCTCGTACGTGACGGTGGTGCGGCCTCCCATCACGGGCACGGCCGAGGCCAACAGCACGGTGACGGTCTACCTCGACGGCGTGGCCCAGCCGACCACGGTCAAGGCCGATGCCGCGGGCAACTGGACCTTCACGCCCGCGACGGACCTCTCCCAGGGCTCGCACACGGTGAAGGCCCGCTCGGCGGATGCCGCGGGCAACGTGAGCGTGGACTCCAACACCAACACCTTCATCGTGGACACCATCGCGCCCCCCGCGCCGGTGGTGGTGGCGCCCGCCAACGGCTCGTACGTGACGGTGGTGCGCCCGGCCATCACGGGCACGGCCGAGGCCAACAGCACAGTGACGGTTTACATCGACGGCGTGGCCCAGCCGACCACGGTCACGGCCAACGCCGCGGGCAACTGGACCTTCACGCCCTCGGCGGACCTGACCCAGGGCTCGCACACGGTGAAGGCCACGTCGCGTGACGCGGCGGGCAACGTGAGCGTGGACTCCAACACCAACACCTTCATCATCGACTCCATCGCGCCCCCCGCGCCGGTGGTGGTGACGCCCGCCAACGGCTCGTACGTGACCACGGTGCGTCCGGTCATCACCGGCACCGCCGAGGCCAACAGCACGGTGACGGTCTACCTCGACGGCGTGGCCCAGCCGACCACGGTCACGGCCAACGCCGCGGGCAACTGGACCTTCACGCCCTCGGCGGACCTGACCCAGGGCTCGCACACGGTGAAGGCCACGTCGCGTGACGCGGCGGGCAACGTGAGCGTGGACTCCAACACCAACACGTTCATCATCGACTCCATCGCGCCCCCGGCGCCGGTGGTGGTGACGCCCGCCAACGGCTCGTACGTGACCACGGTGCGTCCGGTCATCACCGGTACGGCCGAGGCCAACAGCACGGTGACGGTGTACATCGATGGCGCGGCCCAGCCGACCACGGTCACGGCCGACGCCTCGGGCAACTGGACCTTCACGCCCTCGGCGGACCTGACCCAGGGCTCGCACACGGTGAAGGTCACGTCGCGTGACGCTGCGGGCAACGTGAGCGTGGACTCCAACACCAACACGTTCATCATCGACTCCATCGCACCCCCCGCGCCGGTGGTGGTGGCGCCCGCCAACGGCTCGTACGTGACCACGACGCTGCGTCCGGTCATCACCGGTACGGCCGAGGCCAACAGCCGCGTGACGGTCTACATCGATGGCGTGGCCCAGCCGACCACGGTCACGGCCGATGCCTCGGGCAACTGGTCCTTCACGCCCTCGGCGGACCTGACCCAGGGCTCGCACACGGTGAAGGCCACGTCGCGCGACGCGGCGGGCAACGTGAGCGTGGACTCCAACACCAACACGTTCATCATCGACACCATCGCCCCGTTGGCTCCGGTGGTGGTGGCCCCGGCCGACGGCTCCTACGCGACGACGCCGCGTCCGGTCATCACCGGCACGGGTGAGCCGGGCAGCACGGTGACGGTGTACATCGATGGCGTGGCCCAGCCGGATCCGGTCATGGTCGACGCCTCGGGCAACTGGAGCTACACGCCCCAGACGGACCTCACCCAGGGCTCGCACACGGTGTCGGCCTCGGCCACGGACGCCGCGGGCAACCCGAGCCCCGCGTCCAACACCAATACGTTCACCGTGGACTCCATCCGCCCGGTGGCCCCGGTGGTGGTGACGCCCGCCAACAACACGTACGTGACGACGGCGCGTCCGGTCATCACGGGCACCGCCGAGGCCAACACCACGGTGACGGTGTACCTCGACGGCGTGGCCCAGCCGGTCACGGTCACGGCCGATGCCTCGGGCAACTGGACCTTCACGCCCGCGACGGACCTCACCCAGGGCTCGCACACGGTGAAGGTCACGTCCACGGACGTGGCGGGCAACGTGAGCGTGGACTCCAACACGAACACGTTCATCATCGACTCCCTCGCCCCGGCGCCGCCGGTGGTGACGGCGCCCGCCAATGGCGCCACGGAGTCCGCCCGGCCGACCTTCCGCGGCACGGCGGAGCCTGGCGCGACGGTGACGGTCTTCGTGGATGGTGTCGCCGTGGGAACCGTGGTGGCCGATGCCGCGGGCAACTGGAGCCTCCCGCTCCCCTTGGGCGTCGCCGATCTGGTGGCGGGCACGCATGATGTCCGCGCGAGCCAGGTGGACCTGGCGGGCAACACCAGCACCGTGTCCGTGGCCAACACGTTCACGGTGGACACCTCGCTGCCGACCACCGTCATCGTGACCAAGCCGCCGGTGCTCACCAACAGCGACAAGGCCACCTTCACCTTTGACGCCATCACCGACTGGAAGCCCGTGACGTACGAGTGCACGCTCGACACCCAGCCCCTGGCTATCTGCCCGGACACGCTGGTGCTCGACAACCTGTCCGAGGGCTCGCACACGCTCACGGTGGTCGCGGTGGACTCGCGGGGCCGGAAGGATCCCTCGCCCGAGGTCCACACCTGGGTGGTGGACCGCACGCCTCCGGCGGCCCCGGTGGTGGTGTCGCCCGTCAAGGACGAGGAGACGTCCTCCACGCCCGTCATCAGCGGCACCGCCGAGCCGGGCAGCACCGTGACGGTCATCATCGACGGCACGGTGGTGGGCACCACGGTGACGGACGCCGCGGGCAACTGGACGTTCCCGACCACCACGGAGCTCACGCCCGGCGCCCACTCGGTGTCGGCGCGGGCCACGGACGCGGCGGGCAACACGGGCGCGGACTCGCCCTCCACGGGCTTCACCGTGCCGGGCGGCCCCACGACGGTGGTCCCCGCGCCCGTCATCACCTCGGGCCCCGAGGGCACCACGACGAGCCGCGACGCGCGGTTCGAGTTCGGCACCACCCAGCCGGGCGTGACGTACGAGTGCAGCCTGGACGGGGCCCCGTTCACCGCGTGTACCTCGCCTCAGGACTACACGGGCCTGGCGCCGGGTGAGCACACCTTCCAGGTGCGCACGCGGGACTCGGCGGGGAACGTGTCCGAGCCGGCCACCCGCACGTGGGTGGTGGGCTCGCCCACGGGCGACGAGGCGGATGTCGCCTTCCTGGGCGGTGGCTTCGGCTGCGCGGCCACGGGGGGGGACGCCTCGCTCGTGCTGCTGAGCCTGGGCACGCTGATGACGCTGGCGCGTCGCCGCCGCCGGAGCTGA
- a CDS encoding thrombospondin type 3 repeat-containing protein, which yields MSHTKASPCRETMRSARISRGAMAWKGLLVAASTLLASTVSAQPAGLASFELERLDLNPNGRGSLVLGTGELLPQGSVKLSLLGHYERNPLSLYRDDTRLGGVVSNRAMAHLLVAWAPMRWLEVGAQLPLVAWQRGDDLSAYGVGRPASFGLSTPSAHVRLGLLAQRRDAPVDLALELGVGLPVGSADALSRDGIVRITPKLMVGRGFGWLRAAAEAAVLVRPSVVLGDPTTVQDELGNELRLGAVLATQGEGLRGELNVRGFLPMSARESKALEVLAGLRLPLSRSVEGFVLGGPGFGNAPGTPTFRLLLGVAVGGADERPASAERDTDGDGVLDSQDTCPTEPGPASRQGCPVKDTDKDGIADDADKCPTEPGPAERLGCPVKDTDKDGIPDEADKCPTEPGPAARQGCPVKDTDKDGIPDEADKCPTEPGPAERQGCPVKDTDKDGIPDEADKCPTEPGVAELRGCPVKDSDGDGVADHVDNCPAEKGDAANQGCPAQKKQLVAIQLGKLEIKEQVFFATGKAVIQPRSFKMLDQVAQILNQHTEVDQMVIEGHTDDRGNAEANRKLSLARAEAVKTYLVGKGVTPSRLKAEGFGPDRPIESNKTEQGRAANRRVDFIIVTPERELK from the coding sequence ATGAGCCACACCAAGGCGTCTCCCTGCCGGGAGACGATGCGCAGCGCACGTATCTCGCGAGGAGCGATGGCCTGGAAAGGCCTGCTCGTCGCCGCTTCGACGCTGCTCGCCTCCACCGTCTCCGCCCAGCCCGCGGGCCTGGCCTCGTTCGAGCTGGAGCGATTGGACCTCAATCCAAACGGCCGGGGGTCCCTGGTGCTCGGCACGGGCGAGCTCCTGCCCCAGGGGAGCGTGAAGCTGTCCTTGCTCGGCCACTACGAGCGCAACCCCCTCTCCCTGTACCGCGACGACACGCGACTGGGCGGGGTGGTGTCCAACCGGGCCATGGCGCACCTGTTGGTGGCGTGGGCGCCCATGCGGTGGTTGGAGGTGGGCGCGCAGCTGCCGCTGGTCGCGTGGCAGCGCGGCGATGACCTGTCGGCGTACGGCGTGGGCCGGCCAGCCAGCTTCGGCCTGAGCACGCCCTCGGCGCACGTGCGGCTCGGCCTGCTGGCCCAGCGGCGCGACGCCCCGGTGGACCTGGCGCTCGAGTTGGGCGTGGGCCTGCCGGTGGGCAGCGCGGACGCGCTGTCGCGCGACGGCATCGTGCGCATCACCCCCAAGCTGATGGTGGGCCGCGGCTTCGGCTGGCTGCGCGCGGCGGCCGAGGCGGCCGTGCTGGTGCGCCCCTCGGTGGTGCTCGGGGACCCCACCACGGTGCAGGACGAGCTGGGCAACGAGCTGCGCCTGGGCGCGGTGCTCGCCACCCAGGGCGAGGGCCTGCGCGGGGAGCTCAACGTGCGCGGCTTCCTGCCGATGTCCGCGCGCGAGTCCAAGGCGCTCGAGGTGCTCGCGGGCCTGCGCCTGCCGCTGAGCCGCTCGGTGGAGGGCTTCGTCCTGGGCGGCCCCGGCTTCGGCAACGCGCCGGGCACCCCCACCTTCCGCCTGTTGCTGGGCGTGGCCGTGGGCGGCGCGGACGAGCGTCCGGCGAGCGCCGAGCGCGACACGGATGGCGACGGCGTCCTGGACAGCCAGGACACGTGCCCCACCGAGCCCGGCCCGGCCTCGCGCCAGGGCTGCCCGGTGAAGGACACGGACAAGGACGGCATCGCGGACGACGCGGACAAGTGCCCCACCGAGCCCGGCCCCGCCGAGCGTCTGGGCTGCCCGGTGAAGGACACGGACAAGGACGGCATCCCCGACGAGGCGGACAAGTGCCCCACCGAGCCCGGCCCGGCCGCGCGCCAGGGCTGCCCGGTGAAGGACACGGACAAGGACGGCATCCCCGACGAGGCGGACAAGTGCCCCACCGAGCCCGGCCCCGCCGAGCGTCAGGGCTGCCCGGTGAAGGACACGGACAAGGACGGCATCCCCGACGAGGCGGACAAGTGCCCCACCGAGCCCGGCGTGGCGGAGCTGCGCGGCTGCCCGGTGAAGGACTCGGATGGCGATGGCGTGGCGGACCACGTGGACAACTGCCCCGCGGAGAAGGGCGACGCGGCCAACCAGGGCTGCCCGGCGCAGAAGAAGCAGCTGGTGGCCATCCAGCTGGGCAAGCTGGAGATCAAGGAGCAGGTGTTCTTCGCCACCGGCAAGGCCGTCATCCAGCCGCGCTCCTTCAAGATGCTCGACCAGGTGGCGCAGATCCTCAACCAGCACACCGAGGTGGACCAGATGGTCATCGAGGGACACACCGATGACCGCGGCAACGCCGAGGCCAACCGCAAGCTGTCGCTGGCGCGCGCCGAGGCGGTGAAGACCTACCTCGTCGGCAAGGGCGTGACCCCCTCTCGCCTCAAGGCCGAGGGCTTCGGGCCCGACCGCCCCATCGAATCGAACAAGACGGAACAGGGCCGCGCGGCCAACCGGCGCGTGGATTTCATCATCGTGACCCCCGAGCGAGAGCTGAAGTAG
- a CDS encoding ATP-binding protein yields MKLAGRIGCGAALGLLGWAVNLAALEVLPGVHLLLGPLMVLAAAVLLGPWAGGVAGAVSGLRTLALWQHPWGWLNISLEGMFVGALRRRLTPLMADLLYWSLSPLYFALTYWFVEDIPVRGVLVSALKQAVNGLLAVLTLQVVLLVPGVRGRLRPLLPPPLAEVSVGRAFGTALTLGAVVPMLVLGGAEGRERYESQLRQMDDGNLHTARLVANEVESSVGHVTHGVNQLARTLTAGLSATGQLPGARYLEGELDALVTYSPEVLSAYVGSPEGIALAFSPRNDLAGQPLAGQDFSDRPYVVRVRHASRPLVSDVQEGRGRLAGTLVVALAPIRNAERYAGYVLASMDLPRLRQYARAQVTDTLQRIRVLDSRGGVVFDSALKEDTSSGQAVIDAALAREQKRVPSGATGTYAAEHDAVTAVRVGTLHHFAVVEVPSLGWRVLVEQPGARLQSEVEHAYFSLLGTMALATACAVALAFAFSRTIVAPVQGVSHAAARQVAGDRAARATEAALNAPRELRQLAETFDQMTGQLARQLEAIERTSREKDAFLSIASHELKTPLTALKAHVQMLRRKLDGAHGERLDNVSRQVDRVTRLVNQMLDASQLGLEQLPLHMSRLDLSEVVRHVAETLVAASPLHTLQLTLEPLVGDFDELRLEQVVHNLVSNAIKYSPTGGLIEVHTRARDGQAELSVADRGLGLRVEDEEQLFGRFKRGDRREVTGISGLGVGLYVSREIIRLHSGRITLRSREGGGAVATVWLPLPPP; encoded by the coding sequence ATGAAACTCGCGGGGCGAATCGGGTGCGGCGCGGCGCTCGGGCTGCTCGGGTGGGCGGTGAACCTGGCGGCCCTCGAGGTGCTGCCGGGCGTGCACCTGCTGCTCGGCCCGCTCATGGTGCTCGCGGCGGCCGTGCTGCTGGGCCCCTGGGCCGGAGGCGTGGCGGGCGCGGTGTCCGGCCTGCGCACGCTCGCCCTCTGGCAGCACCCCTGGGGGTGGTTGAACATCAGTCTGGAGGGCATGTTCGTGGGGGCGCTGCGCCGGCGCCTCACGCCGCTGATGGCGGACCTGCTCTACTGGTCCCTCAGCCCCCTGTACTTCGCCCTCACCTACTGGTTCGTGGAGGACATCCCCGTGCGGGGCGTGCTGGTGTCGGCGCTCAAGCAGGCGGTCAACGGGCTCCTGGCGGTGCTCACCCTCCAGGTGGTGTTGCTCGTGCCCGGCGTGCGCGGCCGGCTGCGGCCCCTCTTGCCGCCGCCGCTCGCGGAGGTGTCCGTGGGCCGCGCGTTCGGCACGGCGCTCACCCTGGGCGCGGTGGTGCCCATGCTGGTGCTCGGCGGGGCCGAGGGGCGCGAGCGCTACGAGTCCCAGTTGCGGCAGATGGACGACGGCAACCTGCACACCGCGCGCCTGGTGGCCAACGAGGTGGAGAGCAGCGTCGGGCACGTGACCCACGGGGTGAACCAGCTGGCGCGCACGCTCACCGCGGGCCTGTCCGCCACGGGGCAACTGCCCGGCGCGCGCTACCTCGAGGGCGAGCTGGACGCGCTCGTCACCTACTCGCCCGAGGTGCTCAGCGCCTACGTGGGCAGCCCCGAGGGCATCGCGCTCGCCTTCTCCCCGCGCAACGACCTGGCGGGCCAGCCGCTCGCGGGCCAGGACTTCTCGGACCGGCCCTACGTGGTCCGGGTGCGCCACGCCTCCCGGCCCCTGGTGAGCGACGTGCAGGAGGGGCGCGGGCGCCTCGCGGGGACGCTGGTGGTGGCGCTCGCCCCCATCCGCAACGCGGAGCGCTACGCGGGCTACGTGCTCGCCTCCATGGACCTGCCGCGGCTGCGCCAGTACGCGCGCGCGCAGGTGACGGACACCCTGCAGCGCATCCGCGTGCTCGACTCGCGCGGCGGCGTGGTGTTCGACTCGGCGCTCAAGGAGGACACGTCCTCGGGGCAGGCCGTCATCGACGCGGCGCTCGCGCGCGAGCAGAAGCGCGTGCCCAGCGGCGCCACGGGCACCTACGCGGCCGAGCACGACGCGGTGACCGCGGTGCGCGTGGGCACGCTGCACCACTTCGCCGTGGTGGAGGTGCCCTCGCTGGGCTGGCGCGTGCTGGTGGAGCAGCCCGGCGCGCGGCTGCAGAGCGAGGTGGAGCACGCCTACTTCAGCCTCCTGGGCACCATGGCGCTGGCCACGGCGTGCGCGGTGGCGCTGGCGTTCGCCTTCTCGCGCACCATCGTCGCCCCGGTGCAGGGCGTGTCCCACGCGGCGGCGCGGCAGGTGGCGGGGGACCGGGCGGCGCGCGCCACCGAGGCCGCCCTCAACGCGCCGCGCGAGCTGCGCCAGCTCGCCGAGACGTTCGACCAGATGACGGGCCAGCTCGCGCGGCAGCTGGAGGCCATCGAGCGCACCAGCCGGGAGAAGGACGCCTTTTTGTCCATCGCCAGCCACGAGCTCAAGACGCCGCTCACCGCGCTCAAGGCCCACGTGCAGATGCTGCGGCGCAAGCTGGACGGCGCGCACGGCGAGCGCCTGGACAACGTGAGCCGGCAGGTGGACCGGGTGACGCGCCTGGTGAACCAGATGCTGGACGCCTCGCAACTGGGCCTGGAGCAGTTGCCCCTGCACATGAGCCGCCTGGACCTGAGCGAGGTGGTGCGCCATGTCGCCGAGACGCTCGTGGCCGCCTCGCCCCTGCACACGCTCCAGCTCACCCTGGAGCCCCTGGTGGGCGACTTCGACGAGCTGCGCCTGGAGCAGGTGGTGCACAACCTGGTCTCCAACGCCATCAAGTACAGCCCCACCGGCGGCCTCATCGAGGTGCACACCCGCGCGCGCGACGGCCAGGCCGAGCTGAGCGTGGCCGACCGGGGCCTGGGCCTGCGCGTGGAGGACGAGGAGCAGCTCTTCGGCCGCTTCAAGCGCGGCGACCGGCGCGAGGTGACGGGCATCTCCGGCCTGGGCGTGGGGCTGTACGTCTCGCGGGAGATCATCCGCCTGCACTCGGGCCGCATCACCCTGCGCTCGCGCGAGGGCGGCGGCGCCGTGGCCACCGTGTGGCTCCCCCTCCCCCCGCCGTGA
- a CDS encoding HmuY family protein, whose translation MKQGNEKRRVWRGGLRLVGVLALGACGPAEEPKQEEPVPAARCEKRQTVACAEQGIDRLSLRTVASAGEVREVGTTAGEFHTYVDGRAGGTDAPQSYTYARFTPQGLERLNLDDQAALGSGDWDIALRRFVIRTNGGVSGPSCTTVAQTPEGTTFESVKAVDGAWAFKAEDYYSESCAFTGDAWGLGSPATRLGSFWDYQSCLAMTGHVYVLRLADGRHVKLQVTEYYEPEPQRACNETGKVTQPSGAAQFRVRWTFLP comes from the coding sequence ATGAAGCAGGGCAACGAGAAGCGGCGGGTGTGGCGGGGCGGACTGCGGCTGGTGGGCGTGCTGGCGCTGGGCGCGTGTGGGCCGGCGGAGGAGCCGAAGCAGGAGGAGCCGGTGCCCGCGGCGCGGTGCGAGAAGCGACAGACGGTGGCGTGCGCGGAGCAGGGCATCGACCGGCTGAGCCTGCGCACGGTGGCGTCCGCGGGCGAGGTGCGCGAGGTGGGCACGACGGCGGGCGAGTTCCACACGTACGTGGACGGCCGGGCCGGGGGCACTGACGCACCCCAGTCCTATACCTACGCGCGCTTCACGCCCCAAGGCCTGGAGCGGCTGAACCTGGACGATCAGGCGGCGCTCGGCTCGGGGGACTGGGACATCGCGCTGCGCCGCTTCGTCATCCGCACCAACGGCGGCGTGTCCGGCCCGTCCTGCACCACGGTGGCCCAGACGCCCGAGGGCACGACGTTCGAGTCGGTGAAGGCGGTGGACGGGGCCTGGGCGTTCAAGGCCGAGGACTACTACTCCGAGAGCTGCGCGTTCACGGGAGACGCGTGGGGCCTGGGCTCTCCGGCCACGCGCCTGGGCTCGTTCTGGGACTACCAGAGCTGCCTGGCCATGACGGGCCACGTCTACGTGCTGCGGCTGGCGGATGGCCGGCACGTGAAGCTGCAGGTGACGGAGTACTACGAGCCGGAGCCCCAGCGCGCGTGCAACGAGACGGGCAAGGTGACCCAGCCCAGCGGCGCGGCGCAGTTCCGGGTGCGGTGGACGTTCCTGCCTTGA